Proteins from a genomic interval of Yoonia sp. GPGPB17:
- a CDS encoding cation:proton antiporter domain-containing protein — translation MDSFLFQATIYLGAAVIAVPLAARLGLGSVLGYLLAGIVIGPVTGLVGSETQDLQHFAEFGVVMMLFLIGLELDPRALWNMRQRLLGLGGMQILLTMAAITTGSLAMGYPLSTAIAIGMIFALSSTAIVLQTLTEKGLMQTSGGRSTFSVLLAQDIAVIPMLALLPLLAVPAVVSFAPDGSMIHAASGHDTDHHATLSLVEGLPGWGVTLVTLGAVAIVVLAGVFLTRPLFRYIHHARLREMYTALALLMVVATAVLMTMVGLSPALGTFLAGVVLANSEFRHELESDLAPFKGLLLGLFFITVGAGIDFALLFRDPARIIMLAIAVMATKGVILFGLALLFKLHRKDRWLFTLGLAQVYEFGFVLISFSLQQGVLDGGLAGQLLLIIAMSMLITPLMFIIYELIIRRMGDTEETEHDEVDEQGTVIIAGIGRFGQIVNRLVQSAGFATVVVDNDLSTVQMMRKFGFRGFFGDPTRPDLLNAAGLEDARVLVVAVDDREAGNKLVRYARKARPDLHIIARARDRVHVHELYDAGANDIVREMFDSSLRAGRYALENLGLSEFEAAELEQAFYQHDRTALRELAELWRPGVPITDVPEYVARARALNSGLEMELTARQQASERKKDAS, via the coding sequence ATGGATAGCTTCCTGTTTCAGGCAACCATTTATCTGGGCGCTGCGGTGATCGCGGTGCCACTGGCCGCGCGGCTGGGGCTTGGGTCGGTACTGGGCTATCTGCTGGCGGGCATCGTGATTGGCCCGGTCACTGGCCTCGTCGGATCAGAGACACAAGACCTGCAACATTTCGCTGAATTTGGCGTCGTCATGATGCTGTTCCTGATCGGGTTGGAGCTGGACCCGCGCGCATTGTGGAACATGCGCCAGCGATTGCTGGGACTGGGGGGAATGCAGATACTTTTAACGATGGCCGCAATCACAACGGGCAGCCTTGCCATGGGCTATCCGCTGTCAACCGCCATCGCGATCGGAATGATTTTTGCGCTGTCCTCCACCGCGATCGTATTGCAGACGTTGACCGAAAAAGGGCTGATGCAAACCAGCGGCGGGCGATCCACGTTTTCTGTACTTTTGGCGCAGGACATTGCCGTGATCCCCATGTTGGCCCTGCTGCCCCTGCTGGCCGTCCCCGCCGTAGTCAGCTTTGCACCTGATGGATCAATGATCCACGCAGCATCGGGTCATGACACCGACCACCACGCAACCCTCAGCCTCGTCGAAGGGCTGCCCGGCTGGGGTGTCACGCTGGTCACCCTTGGTGCCGTTGCTATTGTCGTTCTGGCCGGGGTGTTTCTGACCCGTCCACTGTTTCGCTACATTCACCATGCCCGCCTGCGCGAGATGTATACCGCGCTCGCCCTGCTGATGGTGGTCGCCACGGCCGTGCTGATGACGATGGTCGGTCTATCGCCCGCTTTGGGCACTTTTTTGGCTGGTGTTGTGCTTGCCAACTCTGAATTTCGACACGAGCTAGAGAGCGACCTTGCGCCGTTCAAAGGGTTACTTTTGGGCTTGTTTTTTATTACCGTAGGCGCGGGTATCGACTTTGCCCTGCTCTTTAGGGATCCTGCCCGGATTATTATGTTGGCGATTGCAGTGATGGCGACCAAGGGTGTGATCCTCTTTGGCCTTGCCCTGCTGTTCAAGCTGCATAGGAAAGACCGCTGGCTCTTCACGCTGGGTCTGGCGCAAGTTTACGAATTTGGTTTCGTCCTGATTTCATTTTCGCTGCAACAGGGCGTTCTGGACGGGGGGCTAGCCGGGCAACTGTTGCTGATCATTGCCATGTCGATGCTGATCACGCCACTAATGTTCATCATCTATGAACTGATCATCAGACGCATGGGCGATACCGAAGAAACCGAACATGACGAGGTCGATGAACAAGGTACGGTGATTATCGCCGGGATCGGCCGGTTTGGGCAGATCGTGAACCGGCTGGTGCAAAGCGCGGGATTTGCCACTGTCGTCGTCGACAATGACCTGAGCACCGTGCAAATGATGCGCAAATTTGGCTTTCGGGGCTTCTTTGGCGACCCGACCCGCCCTGATCTGCTCAATGCTGCGGGGCTTGAGGATGCCCGTGTGCTGGTCGTCGCCGTCGATGACCGCGAAGCGGGCAACAAACTGGTGCGCTATGCCCGTAAGGCACGGCCCGATCTGCATATCATTGCCCGCGCCCGCGACCGGGTGCATGTGCATGAGCTTTATGATGCAGGCGCCAATGACATCGTGCGCGAAATGTTCGACAGCTCACTGCGCGCGGGGCGTTATGCTTTAGAAAACCTTGGCTTGTCGGAATTTGAAGCAGCAGAGCTGGAACAGGCCTTCTATCAGCACGACCGCACCGCGCTGCGCGAACTGGCCGAGTTGTGGCGACCCGGCGTGCCCATCACCGATGTACCCGAATACGTCGCACGCGCGCGCGCCCTGAACAGCGGGCTTGAGATGGAATTGACCGCCCGCCAACAGGCCAGCGAGCGCAAAAAGGACGCGTCTTAG
- a CDS encoding universal stress protein, with amino-acid sequence MKLVIGLDGQSSGEKALEFAKSVAAHSETCELIVVYVIEWSPFSFQTAEENAARHKRREEEIAVAMERVVEPAVASLKEAGHTARAVVRHGDVADTIDDIAHSEGASQIVIARSSAGGLTSRLFGSSTANLVMNARVPVTVVA; translated from the coding sequence ATGAAACTAGTTATTGGACTCGATGGTCAAAGCTCGGGGGAAAAAGCCCTGGAATTTGCCAAGAGTGTTGCGGCGCATAGTGAAACCTGTGAGCTGATCGTCGTTTATGTGATCGAATGGTCACCGTTTTCTTTCCAAACGGCAGAAGAAAATGCGGCGCGCCATAAGCGGCGCGAAGAGGAAATTGCCGTTGCAATGGAGCGGGTCGTTGAACCGGCCGTAGCGTCACTAAAAGAGGCTGGACATACCGCGCGCGCGGTCGTGCGTCATGGCGATGTTGCCGATACCATTGACGACATTGCCCATTCCGAGGGGGCGTCGCAGATCGTTATCGCGCGCTCCAGTGCCGGTGGCCTAACCTCGCGCCTGTTTGGCAGTTCAACCGCAAACCTTGTCATGAACGCACGCGTTCCTGTTACCGTAGTCGCATAA
- a CDS encoding alanine/glycine:cation symporter family protein, producing the protein MKKIYSIVWAVIAYLAIAVPAQAQEAAASLDARVNEAFANATGWFVNFIFMSIPGTNFPWIVMWLVIGATVFTVYFAAVQFRFFGHAIGLVKGDYSDPNDAGEVSHFQALATALSGTVGLGNIAGVAVAVGIGGPGATFWMILAGLLGMASKFTECTLGVKYRNEYPDGTVSGGPMYYISKGFDELGLPGGKILAILFSVFCILGALGGGNMFQANQAHAQITQITGDFPGWITGLIFAAVVFAVIVGGIKSIARVTEKVVPFMGILYVGAAIVVLIVNYDMIGWAFGQIFAGAFTGLGVAGGFVGALIQGFKRAAFSNEAGVGSAAIAHSAVKTKEPITEGFVSLLEPLIDTVVICTMTALVIIISQQLLIDQATGNYMLNEGGTAIATVDGNSGVALTSAAFGSAISWFPYVLAIAVILFAFSTMISWSYYGLKAWTYLFGEGKTTELVFKIIFCVFIVIGAAASLGPVIDFSDAAIFAMAVVNIFCLYFLMKVVRTELNSYAARLKAGEIKKFKH; encoded by the coding sequence ATGAAAAAGATTTACTCAATTGTCTGGGCGGTCATCGCCTATCTTGCCATCGCCGTGCCCGCACAGGCGCAAGAGGCTGCGGCGTCGCTGGACGCCCGTGTCAATGAAGCTTTTGCCAATGCGACAGGCTGGTTCGTCAACTTTATCTTTATGTCGATCCCGGGCACCAATTTTCCCTGGATTGTGATGTGGCTGGTGATCGGGGCCACTGTGTTTACAGTCTATTTTGCCGCTGTACAATTTCGCTTCTTTGGCCACGCCATCGGGTTGGTGAAGGGTGACTACTCCGACCCTAATGACGCGGGCGAAGTTAGCCACTTTCAGGCGCTTGCCACAGCCCTGTCAGGTACCGTTGGTCTGGGCAACATCGCCGGTGTTGCGGTGGCCGTCGGGATCGGCGGACCGGGTGCCACATTCTGGATGATCCTTGCGGGCCTGCTGGGCATGGCATCGAAATTCACTGAATGTACGCTGGGTGTGAAATATCGCAACGAATACCCTGATGGGACCGTATCGGGTGGTCCGATGTACTACATCTCAAAAGGGTTTGATGAGCTGGGCTTGCCTGGCGGTAAAATCCTTGCGATCCTGTTCTCGGTCTTCTGTATTCTTGGTGCTTTGGGTGGCGGGAACATGTTCCAGGCCAACCAGGCCCACGCGCAGATTACACAGATCACAGGTGATTTCCCAGGCTGGATCACGGGCCTGATCTTTGCCGCTGTTGTGTTTGCGGTGATCGTCGGTGGTATCAAGTCGATTGCGCGGGTGACCGAAAAAGTCGTGCCGTTCATGGGCATTCTTTATGTTGGTGCAGCGATTGTTGTTTTGATCGTGAACTATGACATGATCGGTTGGGCCTTTGGTCAGATCTTTGCAGGTGCCTTCACAGGTCTCGGCGTGGCGGGCGGTTTCGTCGGCGCGTTGATCCAAGGGTTCAAGCGCGCCGCGTTCTCGAACGAGGCGGGCGTGGGTTCTGCGGCGATTGCACACTCGGCGGTGAAAACCAAAGAGCCAATCACCGAAGGGTTCGTGTCCCTGCTTGAGCCACTGATCGACACCGTTGTGATCTGTACGATGACAGCTTTGGTCATCATCATCTCGCAGCAGCTGCTGATTGATCAGGCCACTGGCAACTACATGCTGAACGAAGGCGGTACGGCCATTGCGACAGTCGATGGCAACAGCGGCGTTGCGCTGACCTCAGCCGCGTTTGGGTCTGCGATTAGCTGGTTCCCATATGTGCTGGCGATTGCGGTGATCCTGTTTGCCTTCTCGACCATGATTTCCTGGTCGTATTACGGGCTGAAAGCCTGGACCTATCTGTTTGGCGAAGGCAAAACGACCGAGCTGGTCTTTAAGATCATCTTCTGCGTCTTCATCGTGATTGGTGCGGCGGCCAGCCTTGGGCCTGTGATTGACTTCTCGGATGCAGCGATCTTTGCGATGGCGGTGGTCAACATCTTCTGCCTGTACTTCCTGATGAAGGTGGTGCGGACAGAGTTGAACTCTTACGCTGCGCGCCTGAAGGCAGGCGAGATCAAGAAGTTCAAGCACTAA
- the recJ gene encoding single-stranded-DNA-specific exonuclease RecJ, translated as MNIPPDTPAFLNVTASATGRRWVGPSAEEDRLSEAMAQETGLAAPLCRVLVRRGVTAQEAAGFLAPTLRDLLPDPRDLKDMDHATARFLQAVAGKERIAIFADYDVDGGSSAALLITWLRDMGLQATLYVPDRIDEGYGPNDAAMSSLANDHDLIICVDCGTLSHGPIAAAKGADVIVLDHHLGGETLPDALAVVNPNRQDESGDLANLCAAGVVFLMLVDVNRQLREAGQQGPDLMAMLDLVGLATVADVAPLIGVNRAFVRQGLTVMARRNRVGLTALADVAGLDQAPTGYHLGFLLGPRVNAGGRIGKADLGARLLATDNPVEAEAMAAKLDELNTDRREVEAKVRDLALDQATARGLDGPLVWAAGEGWHPGVVGIVAARLKEATNRPAIVIGLEGDEGKGSGRSVSGIDLGAAIQRTTQDGLLIKGGGHKMAAGLTVARDKLDEAMARLGDLLAKQGAADIGPADLKISGILMPGAATIELINQIENAGPFGAGAPAPRFAFPDCQIHFAKQVGANHLKISFGDGLGGRIEGISFGAMDGPMGPMLINHNGARFHLAGRLEINTWQGRQSVQLRLEDAAPAP; from the coding sequence ATGAATATACCACCAGATACACCTGCTTTTTTGAACGTCACGGCATCGGCCACTGGGCGCCGCTGGGTCGGCCCCTCGGCTGAAGAGGATCGGCTCTCCGAAGCAATGGCGCAGGAAACCGGACTTGCGGCACCGCTTTGCCGCGTTTTGGTCAGACGGGGCGTCACCGCGCAAGAGGCCGCAGGTTTTCTGGCCCCTACACTACGTGATCTGCTGCCCGACCCGCGTGATCTGAAAGATATGGATCATGCCACTGCGCGGTTCTTGCAGGCCGTCGCGGGGAAAGAACGTATCGCCATTTTCGCCGATTACGATGTGGATGGCGGCAGTTCAGCAGCCCTTTTGATCACCTGGCTGCGCGATATGGGGCTGCAAGCAACACTGTATGTCCCTGACCGTATTGACGAAGGCTACGGGCCCAACGATGCCGCAATGTCCTCATTGGCCAACGACCACGACCTGATCATCTGTGTGGACTGTGGCACGCTGTCTCACGGCCCCATCGCGGCTGCAAAGGGTGCTGATGTCATTGTGCTGGATCACCATCTGGGTGGCGAAACCCTGCCGGATGCCTTGGCCGTCGTGAACCCGAACCGACAAGACGAATCTGGCGATCTGGCAAATCTTTGTGCCGCTGGCGTTGTTTTCCTCATGCTCGTTGATGTGAATCGGCAGCTGCGCGAGGCGGGACAACAAGGCCCTGACTTGATGGCAATGCTTGATCTGGTGGGGCTGGCGACCGTGGCCGATGTAGCGCCTTTGATCGGCGTCAATCGCGCCTTTGTTCGTCAAGGTCTGACCGTCATGGCGCGGCGCAATCGTGTGGGGCTGACGGCACTGGCTGATGTTGCCGGCCTCGACCAGGCACCGACCGGCTATCATCTGGGCTTCCTACTTGGGCCACGGGTGAATGCCGGTGGCCGTATTGGCAAAGCCGATCTGGGCGCGCGGCTGCTAGCGACCGACAACCCGGTTGAAGCCGAAGCAATGGCTGCAAAGCTTGATGAGCTGAACACAGACCGGCGCGAGGTCGAAGCAAAGGTGCGCGATCTCGCACTGGACCAAGCCACTGCACGCGGGCTGGACGGACCCTTGGTCTGGGCGGCTGGTGAAGGCTGGCATCCCGGCGTGGTTGGTATCGTCGCCGCAAGGCTGAAAGAAGCTACCAACCGCCCGGCCATCGTGATCGGGCTGGAGGGGGATGAAGGCAAAGGCTCTGGCCGCTCTGTCTCGGGTATTGATCTTGGGGCCGCAATTCAGCGCACCACACAGGATGGACTGCTGATCAAAGGCGGTGGGCATAAGATGGCGGCGGGGCTGACAGTTGCAAGAGACAAACTGGACGAGGCAATGGCGCGTCTTGGCGATCTGCTTGCCAAACAAGGGGCAGCAGATATCGGGCCTGCCGACCTCAAAATCAGTGGCATCCTGATGCCGGGGGCCGCAACAATTGAGCTGATCAATCAAATTGAAAATGCCGGTCCCTTCGGTGCTGGTGCCCCTGCCCCACGCTTTGCGTTTCCTGATTGCCAGATCCATTTCGCCAAACAGGTTGGTGCGAACCACCTGAAAATCAGCTTTGGCGACGGCCTTGGCGGGCGCATCGAGGGGATCAGCTTTGGTGCAATGGACGGACCGATGGGCCCAATGTTGATTAACCACAACGGCGCCCGTTTTCATCTGGCAGGGCGGCTGGAAATCAATACATGGCAAGGGCGGCAATCGGTGCAGCTGCGGCTAGAGGATGCCGCACCCGCCCCCTGA
- the glpX gene encoding class II fructose-bisphosphatase, which produces MPAATDFNDRNLSLGLARVSEAAAIACTPLIGRGDEKAADQAAVDAMRTQLNKLDIAGVVVIGEGERDEAPMLFIGEEVGTGAGPGVDIALDPLEGTTLTAKDMPNALAVIAMGPRGSMLHAPDVYMDKLAIGPGFRPGVVTLDMSPSERISALAAAKGCSTNDITVCVLERPRHEDMIAEIRSTGAAIRLITDGDVAGVMHCAEPDVTGIDMYMGSGGAPEGVLAAAALKCMGGQIFGRLMFRNDDERGRAKKAGITNFDRVYTRDDMVTGDVIFAATGVTDGSLVPGIKREVGFVTAETILMRSKTGSVRRMIYRNPTG; this is translated from the coding sequence ATGCCTGCTGCAACTGATTTCAACGACCGTAACCTCTCGCTGGGCTTGGCTCGCGTTTCAGAGGCTGCGGCCATCGCCTGTACGCCACTGATCGGGAGAGGCGACGAGAAGGCCGCCGATCAGGCCGCCGTTGACGCCATGCGCACCCAGTTGAACAAACTTGATATTGCAGGCGTCGTCGTGATCGGCGAAGGCGAGCGCGACGAAGCCCCCATGCTGTTTATTGGCGAAGAGGTTGGCACCGGCGCCGGGCCGGGGGTGGATATTGCCCTTGATCCGCTGGAAGGCACCACGCTGACGGCAAAAGACATGCCAAATGCCTTGGCCGTGATCGCGATGGGGCCGCGTGGCTCAATGCTGCATGCGCCAGATGTTTACATGGATAAACTCGCCATTGGCCCCGGCTTTCGGCCCGGTGTGGTGACATTGGATATGTCACCGTCAGAGCGTATATCGGCTTTGGCGGCGGCAAAGGGCTGTTCGACAAACGATATCACGGTCTGCGTGCTGGAACGCCCGCGCCACGAAGACATGATCGCAGAGATACGCAGCACCGGTGCTGCGATCCGACTGATCACAGATGGTGATGTAGCCGGCGTGATGCACTGTGCCGAGCCTGATGTGACAGGCATCGACATGTACATGGGCTCAGGCGGCGCGCCTGAGGGTGTGTTGGCCGCCGCGGCGCTGAAATGCATGGGCGGTCAGATTTTTGGCCGTCTGATGTTCCGCAACGATGATGAACGCGGTCGCGCAAAGAAAGCTGGAATTACCAACTTTGACCGTGTCTACACGCGCGACGACATGGTGACCGGCGATGTGATTTTTGCAGCAACTGGTGTGACTGACGGCTCGCTCGTGCCGGGGATCAAGCGTGAGGTTGGTTTTGTGACCGCAGAGACGATTCTGATGCGATCGAAGACAGGCTCGGTGCGGCGCATGATCTACCGGAACCCGACTGGTTAA
- a CDS encoding homoserine dehydrogenase produces the protein MTTPLRLGIAGLGTVGVGIVRMVQKHGALLAARAGRPVEIVAVSARSKTKNRDVDLSKYEWEDDPVTLAQRADIDVFVEVMGGHEGPAKNATEAAIASGKDVVSANKALLAIHGQTLAEAAEEAGRVIRFEAAVAGGIPVVKSLTEGLAGNEITRVMGVMNGSCNYILTRMEDAGLSYEAVFDEANQLGFLEADPELDVGGIDAGHKLALLSSIAFGTQVDFDAVELEGIGSVTIEDINQAADMGYKIKLLGVAQMTGRGLEQRMSPCLVPETSPLGQLQGGTNMVVLEGDAVSQIVLRGPGAGEGPTASAVMGDVMDIARGIRVSTFGQPATTLRKARAARAAVPAPYYLRMQLIDKPGALAKVAHALGEAGISIDRMRQYGHDDTSAPVLIVTHKTTRTALDEALADFKATGVVESNPVAIRIEAV, from the coding sequence ATGACAACACCTCTTCGCCTTGGGATCGCGGGACTTGGGACCGTGGGTGTGGGCATTGTTCGGATGGTGCAAAAACACGGTGCTTTGCTGGCCGCACGTGCTGGTCGCCCGGTTGAGATCGTAGCAGTGTCGGCGCGATCAAAAACCAAGAACCGGGACGTTGACCTATCCAAGTACGAATGGGAGGATGATCCTGTCACACTCGCGCAACGGGCCGATATTGATGTCTTCGTGGAAGTGATGGGAGGACATGAAGGCCCGGCCAAGAACGCCACCGAAGCGGCAATTGCGTCCGGCAAAGACGTTGTGAGCGCCAACAAAGCGCTCCTCGCGATCCACGGTCAAACACTGGCCGAAGCCGCCGAAGAGGCTGGCCGCGTCATCCGCTTTGAAGCGGCTGTTGCTGGTGGCATCCCCGTGGTCAAATCTTTGACCGAGGGACTTGCCGGGAACGAAATCACCCGCGTCATGGGCGTGATGAACGGCAGCTGCAACTACATCCTGACGCGCATGGAGGATGCGGGCCTGAGTTACGAAGCCGTATTTGATGAGGCCAACCAGCTTGGGTTCCTCGAGGCTGACCCAGAGCTGGACGTGGGCGGCATTGATGCTGGTCATAAGTTGGCGCTTTTGTCCTCAATCGCATTTGGCACGCAGGTTGATTTCGATGCAGTTGAACTGGAAGGTATCGGCTCGGTGACGATCGAAGATATCAACCAGGCCGCCGACATGGGCTATAAGATCAAGCTTCTTGGCGTAGCTCAGATGACCGGGCGCGGGTTGGAACAGCGCATGTCCCCGTGCCTGGTGCCAGAAACATCGCCCTTGGGGCAGCTACAGGGCGGGACCAACATGGTTGTGCTTGAAGGTGATGCCGTCAGCCAGATCGTGCTGCGCGGTCCCGGTGCAGGCGAAGGTCCGACAGCCAGTGCCGTGATGGGTGATGTGATGGATATCGCGCGTGGCATACGGGTTTCGACATTTGGTCAACCAGCCACCACGCTGCGCAAGGCCCGCGCCGCGCGTGCCGCCGTTCCGGCTCCCTACTACCTGCGTATGCAACTGATCGACAAACCCGGCGCACTGGCCAAGGTGGCACATGCTTTGGGTGAAGCGGGCATTTCCATCGACAGAATGCGCCAGTACGGACATGACGACACATCGGCCCCGGTACTGATCGTGACCCATAAAACCACCCGCACCGCGCTGGACGAAGCCTTAGCTGATTTCAAAGCCACCGGCGTTGTCGAAAGCAACCCGGTCGCGATCCGGATCGAGGCGGTTTAG
- a CDS encoding TetR/AcrR family transcriptional regulator, translated as MARKQGSHSDITGPKVRDAALRLIARHGYAAVSMRQIAADVGIQAGALYNYTPDKQTLLFDLMHGHMTDLLAALETADLQGSAVAQLEAFTRFHIRFHLPRPDQVFVSYMELRNLSDENFTSVEGLRRQYEDALERILQAGEVEGVFAVPDTRVTTMALIAMLTGISNWFRAGGRLEADKIEAIYWDMVRRSVTA; from the coding sequence ATGGCACGTAAGCAAGGTTCTCATTCGGATATCACCGGCCCAAAGGTTCGCGATGCAGCGCTGCGCCTGATTGCCAGGCATGGGTATGCTGCGGTGTCGATGCGCCAGATTGCGGCAGATGTCGGGATACAGGCAGGTGCGCTTTACAACTATACCCCGGACAAACAGACGCTGCTGTTTGATCTGATGCATGGCCATATGACGGATCTGCTGGCGGCACTCGAGACAGCGGATTTGCAGGGCAGTGCCGTGGCGCAATTGGAGGCGTTCACCCGTTTTCATATCCGTTTTCATCTGCCGCGCCCGGATCAGGTGTTTGTGTCCTATATGGAGTTGCGCAATCTGTCGGATGAGAATTTCACATCCGTTGAGGGGCTCCGCCGTCAGTACGAAGACGCTTTGGAACGTATTTTACAGGCCGGTGAGGTAGAAGGCGTTTTCGCTGTTCCCGACACGCGTGTAACCACGATGGCGTTGATTGCGATGCTGACGGGGATCAGCAATTGGTTTCGCGCTGGTGGGCGGCTTGAGGCTGATAAGATCGAAGCGATCTACTGGGATATGGTGCGGCGCAGCGTGACAGCCTAG
- a CDS encoding TadE/TadG family type IV pilus assembly protein, with translation MARFVTLLKRFHDDDNGSMSVEFVLVAPILAWVFLSCIVYFDVFGVETNSLRSTITLAELFSREETVNDEFINNARSVLQELTYEESDPDYRITVFTFFGGNPTDPDDDVYRVVWADNRGMDAELTDADLLVLQNAGRLPIMSEADHNILIETRVAYDAPLSVGIGTFQAFDLADLSFTNDMLIRPRSGKLCYDPTPSFDGDETCEPP, from the coding sequence GTGGCACGCTTTGTAACTCTCCTCAAGCGCTTTCACGATGATGACAACGGTTCAATGTCCGTCGAATTCGTGCTGGTTGCGCCAATTCTTGCTTGGGTTTTCCTCTCTTGTATTGTGTATTTTGATGTCTTTGGCGTAGAAACCAACTCGCTTCGTTCAACGATTACGCTGGCAGAACTTTTTAGCCGCGAAGAAACGGTAAATGACGAGTTCATCAACAATGCGCGCTCCGTTTTGCAAGAACTGACCTATGAGGAATCCGATCCCGACTATCGCATCACCGTTTTCACATTCTTTGGTGGTAATCCAACCGACCCAGATGATGACGTTTATCGTGTCGTCTGGGCAGACAATCGTGGAATGGACGCCGAGCTAACGGACGCTGATCTTCTGGTTCTCCAAAATGCAGGCCGTCTGCCGATCATGTCAGAGGCAGACCACAATATCCTGATTGAAACCCGGGTGGCATATGATGCACCCTTAAGCGTCGGAATCGGAACGTTTCAAGCATTTGATTTAGCAGATCTAAGCTTTACAAATGACATGCTCATTCGGCCGCGAAGCGGAAAGCTCTGTTATGATCCAACACCGAGCTTTGACGGTGATGAAACCTGCGAACCGCCTTAG
- a CDS encoding TadE/TadG family type IV pilus assembly protein, with amino-acid sequence MRHAIKRFLDDEKGTASIEFVILFPFFFGFFLMTYEAGIFSVRQVVLEHGVDVAVREVRLGNISYTNPTLFGEELRTEICDNASILPDCLDQIEVEVLQRDMTGAWTPLPNDISCRNRTEVDRPEPSFIDNIGSNELGFLRVCIRIDPFIPSSNLGKAFVATGSDEGAALTRFWQQALLS; translated from the coding sequence ATGAGACATGCGATAAAACGGTTTCTGGACGATGAGAAAGGGACAGCATCGATAGAATTTGTTATCTTGTTCCCTTTTTTCTTCGGCTTTTTCTTGATGACATACGAAGCTGGCATCTTCTCTGTGCGTCAGGTGGTATTGGAACATGGTGTCGATGTTGCCGTCAGAGAAGTCCGATTGGGCAATATATCCTATACAAACCCAACCCTGTTTGGCGAGGAATTGCGCACAGAGATTTGCGACAATGCCTCGATCCTGCCTGATTGTTTGGATCAAATCGAAGTTGAAGTTCTTCAACGGGACATGACGGGTGCGTGGACCCCATTACCAAACGATATCAGCTGCCGAAATAGAACCGAAGTTGACAGACCCGAACCGTCCTTCATTGACAATATCGGCAGCAATGAGCTTGGGTTTCTGCGGGTTTGTATCCGCATCGATCCCTTTATTCCTTCTTCGAACCTTGGGAAGGCCTTTGTCGCAACCGGCAGCGATGAGGGGGCGGCTCTTACGCGCTTTTGGCAACAAGCGCTTTTGTCATAG